A DNA window from Elusimicrobiota bacterium contains the following coding sequences:
- a CDS encoding heparin lyase I family protein → MTLIGGAAVCAQADRSREEELSYLRVAVAPDLLPYAHIEIPAMENVKIYEDGEGRSLGLRTYHGQKLKNNGIRAEVTVDAPTREGETVTYSWRFMIGKDFPSDAPENRWWLFSNWHDQPNRDRGESWEGFPSHSPPIAIGYGVLNGVDQLALTYGSPDSSTVGLVPFTRGVWHKVTVRIVWSRGAKGRAELRLDDSPKAVVAARGPNMHNDFQHYLKVGMYRHPGIGGDNWIYLRDIAIKKTVIK, encoded by the coding sequence TTGACCCTGATTGGCGGGGCGGCGGTTTGCGCCCAGGCGGACCGATCGCGAGAGGAGGAACTTTCCTATCTTCGGGTTGCGGTGGCGCCGGATTTGCTTCCTTACGCGCACATTGAAATCCCCGCCATGGAGAACGTCAAGATCTACGAGGACGGGGAGGGGCGTTCCCTTGGCCTGAGGACCTACCACGGCCAGAAGCTTAAGAACAACGGCATTCGGGCGGAGGTCACGGTTGACGCTCCGACGCGGGAAGGAGAAACCGTCACCTACTCTTGGCGGTTTATGATCGGCAAGGATTTTCCGTCCGACGCGCCGGAAAATCGTTGGTGGTTGTTCAGCAATTGGCACGACCAGCCCAACCGGGATCGGGGGGAAAGCTGGGAGGGCTTTCCGTCCCACAGCCCGCCCATCGCCATCGGCTACGGCGTATTGAACGGCGTGGACCAACTGGCTTTGACTTACGGCTCGCCGGATTCGTCCACGGTGGGGTTGGTGCCTTTCACGCGCGGGGTGTGGCACAAGGTGACGGTTCGCATTGTCTGGTCCCGGGGGGCGAAGGGCCGGGCGGAGTTGCGCTTGGACGACTCGCCCAAGGCGGTTGTTGCGGCGCGCGGCCCGAACATGCACAACGACTTCCAACATTATTTGAAAGTGGGCATGTACCGGCACCCCGGAATCGGGGGGGACAACTGGATTTACCTGAGGGACATCGCCATCAAGAAAACGGTGATAAAATGA